In Turicibacter sanguinis, a genomic segment contains:
- a CDS encoding helix-turn-helix domain-containing protein, with translation MMLGEKIVQLRKEERLSQEQLAMKLNVSRQAISKWELGDAIPDTEHVIRLAEVFNVSIDSLLRGDLKCQPTNQGKCLPVLIGMMVIGLVVSFMMWVTFKSFMLVTIGWVIQIVTIILFIVIHEKLTYKEIYWIKVSSVWLIPPFIVKYLVDQLMIFYPKARPVIFDLIVVSMVYLVISVGVTIILKKKSTD, from the coding sequence ATGATGTTAGGTGAAAAAATTGTACAACTCCGTAAAGAGGAAAGGTTATCACAAGAGCAGTTGGCAATGAAACTCAATGTTTCAAGACAGGCAATTTCTAAATGGGAGCTAGGAGATGCCATTCCAGATACGGAGCATGTAATTAGGTTGGCAGAGGTTTTTAATGTTTCAATTGATTCCTTATTACGTGGTGATTTAAAATGTCAGCCGACTAATCAAGGAAAGTGTTTGCCTGTATTAATTGGTATGATGGTAATCGGTTTGGTTGTTTCTTTTATGATGTGGGTGACTTTTAAAAGTTTTATGTTAGTGACAATAGGGTGGGTTATTCAAATTGTGACGATTATATTATTTATAGTGATTCATGAAAAACTGACTTATAAGGAGATATATTGGATAAAAGTTTCAAGTGTTTGGCTTATCCCCCCTTTTATTGTGAAGTATTTAGTGGATCAGTTGATGATATTTTATCCTAAAGCTAGACCAGTGATTTTTGATTTGATAGTAGTAAGTATGGTGTACCTTGTGATTAGTGTAGGAGTAACAATTATTTTGAAGAAAAAAAGCACTGATTAG
- a CDS encoding DUF3892 domain-containing protein, whose amino-acid sequence MTKEKFVAVRRNNDGDLVAFKSNTGKEYDYETAKELCEKGLIENAQTFKGKGGGTYIRGVVDGDKDNNLSNLPNF is encoded by the coding sequence ATGACAAAAGAAAAATTTGTCGCTGTCCGTCGTAACAACGATGGCGACCTTGTAGCTTTCAAATCAAACACAGGAAAAGAATACGATTACGAAACAGCCAAAGAACTTTGTGAAAAAGGACTCATCGAAAATGCTCAAACCTTCAAAGGTAAAGGTGGTGGTACCTATATCCGCGGGGTTGTCGATGGTGATAAAGATAACAACCTATCAAACTTACCAAACTTCTAA
- a CDS encoding IS30 family transposase — protein sequence MSYKHLNTFERTRIEVLSKMGYSTRQIAQQLNRHHSTIARELKRNTQKTYQAELAEELAGQRRLSCRCPEKKSEQVIQTIQHYLKLTWSPEQISNTVLKGVLSFKTIYRWIYDETILLGDLSCLRQKGKRRKPRETRGRFNIGTSIHQRPKEVKRRETFGHWELDTVVSSRGKSKGCLATFVERQTRFYVAIKIENRSATEMYRAISELYKLFPKDTFKTYTVDRGKEFACYSKVEADLKVPVYFADAYSSWQRGSNENANGLLREFFPKKTDLARVSDEEINEALCLINHRPRKCLGWKTSFELFHEKLSHLY from the coding sequence ATGAGTTATAAACATCTTAACACATTTGAGCGCACACGTATAGAAGTTCTTTCAAAAATGGGCTATTCAACGAGACAAATCGCTCAACAACTAAATCGCCATCATTCAACGATTGCTCGTGAACTGAAACGAAATACTCAAAAGACGTATCAGGCTGAGTTAGCAGAAGAATTAGCTGGACAACGTCGATTAAGTTGTCGTTGTCCAGAGAAGAAATCTGAACAAGTCATTCAGACCATCCAACATTATTTAAAGTTAACCTGGTCGCCTGAACAAATTTCTAATACCGTTTTAAAGGGTGTTCTTTCATTTAAAACCATTTATCGTTGGATTTATGATGAAACCATTTTGTTAGGAGATTTAAGTTGTTTAAGACAAAAAGGAAAGCGACGAAAACCACGAGAAACACGCGGACGATTTAACATTGGAACGTCGATTCATCAACGTCCCAAAGAAGTAAAAAGACGTGAAACGTTTGGGCACTGGGAATTAGATACGGTTGTTTCAAGTCGTGGAAAGAGTAAAGGTTGCTTGGCGACCTTTGTTGAACGTCAAACACGTTTTTATGTGGCCATTAAAATAGAAAATCGCTCAGCAACAGAAATGTACCGAGCGATTAGTGAGTTATATAAACTCTTTCCTAAAGACACCTTTAAAACTTATACGGTTGATCGAGGAAAAGAGTTTGCTTGTTATTCCAAAGTAGAAGCTGATTTAAAGGTTCCTGTTTACTTCGCAGATGCCTATTCGTCTTGGCAAAGAGGAAGTAATGAAAATGCCAATGGTCTTCTTCGAGAGTTTTTCCCGAAGAAGACAGATTTAGCACGAGTCAGTGACGAAGAGATTAATGAGGCACTCTGCCTCATTAATCATCGACCACGAAAATGTTTAGGGTGGAAAACTTCATTCGAGCTATTTCATGAGAAACTGTCGCATTTGTATTGA
- a CDS encoding sugar ABC transporter permease, with protein MASKASSKINTMSKIKEISYTILIYLELIFMCIIVLFPIVWIVGSSFNQGSSLATATPFPENPTIEHYFRLFKETNFAQWYLNTLKIAVINMILSVALSTSMGYIFARFRFKGKKPALISVLVLQMFPSFMGMTALYILFLTFNMLDNHWALILCYAAGQIPMNTWLIKGYLGSIPKELDESAMIDGATKAQIFFKIIFPLAQPIISFVAVTQFMAPWMDFIFPRMIISTNSKLTLAVGLYDMINGQNQNNFTMFAAGCVLVAVPITILYVSMQRFLIEGITAGANKG; from the coding sequence ATGGCGTCTAAAGCATCTTCAAAAATAAATACAATGAGTAAAATTAAAGAGATTTCTTATACAATCTTAATTTATTTAGAATTAATTTTCATGTGTATTATAGTTTTATTCCCGATCGTTTGGATTGTTGGTTCATCATTTAACCAAGGTTCATCTCTTGCAACTGCAACACCATTCCCTGAAAATCCAACGATTGAACATTATTTCCGATTATTTAAGGAAACTAACTTTGCACAATGGTATTTAAATACATTAAAAATTGCTGTTATTAACATGATTTTATCTGTTGCTTTATCAACTAGTATGGGATATATCTTTGCACGTTTCCGTTTCAAAGGTAAAAAACCAGCGTTAATTTCAGTATTAGTACTTCAAATGTTCCCTTCATTCATGGGGATGACAGCTCTTTACATTTTATTCTTAACTTTCAACATGTTAGATAACCACTGGGCATTAATCTTATGTTATGCTGCTGGACAAATTCCAATGAATACATGGTTAATCAAAGGGTATTTAGGTTCAATTCCAAAAGAGTTAGATGAGTCGGCAATGATTGACGGTGCAACGAAAGCTCAAATCTTCTTCAAGATTATTTTCCCTCTTGCACAACCTATCATTTCATTCGTTGCTGTCACTCAGTTCATGGCACCTTGGATGGACTTCATCTTCCCTCGTATGATCATTTCAACAAACTCTAAGTTAACGTTAGCAGTTGGTTTATATGATATGATTAACGGACAAAATCAAAATAACTTTACGATGTTCGCGGCAGGATGTGTACTTGTTGCCGTTCCAATTACAATTCTTTATGTGTCAATGCAACGATTCCTTATCGAAGGTATTACAGCAGGGGCAAACAAAGGATAA
- the queG gene encoding tRNA epoxyqueuosine(34) reductase QueG: protein MKDKLIEYSKSIGIDVIGFCSVDPFLELADEIRRRDELGWSSGLTKGSILERTNPLLSMENAKTFISIGVSYPRNTQFPVQDKEDPYVQFSRSSWGVDYHVIVGEKLQLLEEWLKKEIPGIEVIVSVDTGVFNDRAVALRSGIGFSGKNSSIINETFGSYLYLGELLVSYEFPSDNPIERQCGTCDRCVRACPTKAIQPDGSLNEKRCLSYVTQSKEFLDPELYKKISKNIYGCDICQEACPYNREVDFHLHEKMEPTGVEFPKIDEILKMSNKEFKQKYGHLAGSWRGVSVLKRNAMFNASFYKYKEALPEIAKLRDGQAPDWLREAAIVAYEELEKK, encoded by the coding sequence ATGAAAGATAAGTTGATTGAATATAGTAAGTCAATTGGAATTGATGTGATTGGATTTTGTAGTGTCGATCCTTTTTTAGAGTTGGCTGATGAAATTAGAAGGCGTGATGAGCTTGGTTGGTCGTCTGGTCTAACTAAGGGGAGTATCCTAGAACGGACAAATCCTTTGTTATCAATGGAAAACGCTAAAACGTTTATTTCAATTGGTGTCAGTTATCCGAGAAATACTCAGTTTCCGGTGCAAGATAAAGAGGATCCTTATGTGCAGTTTTCGCGTTCGTCATGGGGTGTTGATTATCATGTCATTGTTGGGGAAAAGCTTCAGTTGCTTGAAGAGTGGCTGAAGAAAGAAATTCCTGGCATTGAGGTGATTGTGAGTGTTGATACGGGGGTTTTTAATGATCGAGCAGTTGCCTTACGTTCTGGAATTGGGTTTAGTGGGAAGAACAGTTCGATTATCAATGAGACGTTTGGGAGTTATCTTTATTTAGGAGAGTTATTAGTAAGTTATGAGTTTCCAAGTGATAATCCGATTGAGCGTCAGTGTGGAACGTGTGATCGCTGTGTAAGAGCCTGCCCGACGAAGGCGATTCAACCTGATGGAAGCTTGAATGAAAAGAGATGTTTATCTTATGTGACGCAGTCTAAGGAGTTCTTAGATCCAGAGTTGTATAAGAAGATTAGTAAAAATATTTATGGTTGTGATATTTGTCAAGAGGCTTGTCCGTATAATCGTGAAGTGGATTTTCATTTGCATGAGAAGATGGAGCCAACAGGTGTAGAGTTTCCAAAGATTGATGAAATTTTGAAGATGAGTAATAAAGAGTTTAAACAGAAGTATGGTCATTTAGCAGGCTCTTGGAGAGGTGTCTCGGTTTTGAAACGTAATGCGATGTTTAATGCTAGTTTTTATAAGTATAAAGAGGCTCTGCCAGAGATAGCAAAATTACGAGATGGACAAGCACCAGACTGGTTGAGAGAAGCGGCTATTGTAGCTTACGAAGAGTTAGAGAAGAAGTAA
- a CDS encoding phospho-sugar mutase has product MSFETEFNNWMGQENLESYLKEQLESMTEVEKEDAFYRNLEFGTGGMRGVVGPGTNRMNIYTIRKANEGFAKYLLGLGEDAKERGVVIAYDCRHFSPEFAMESAKVMASHGIKAYVFESLRPTPELSFAVRYLNAVGGIVVTASHNPPEYNGYKIYDETGCQLVPAEADQVIALVDAIENMFEIEVKSEEELKAAGLIEIIGSEIDDVYTERVKALEINPDCNKKDLKIVFTPLHGTANIPVRRVLTECGYDQLHVVEEQCVPDPNFSTVKSPNPEEASAFEMAITLGNEIDADILIATDPDADRVGLAVKNPEGEYVLLTGNQTGAILIHYILSQKKAHGTLPVKGKVFNTIVTSDMGAAIARSYGFEVVSTLTGFKFIGEQARMLEDTDYEYVFGYEESYGYLIGDFVRDKDSVQSVLMCAEAAAYYKQNGKTLYDVLMELYETYGCYREALVNITLKGKEGADKIQSILAEFREFTPLTVAGKDVVAVEDYKESIHTDLKNDTTTAIDLPKSNVLKYTLEDGSWFVLRPSGTEPKAKVYIGVVADVLEKADEQVAKIKEDVLSRVNEIIA; this is encoded by the coding sequence ATGTCTTTTGAAACAGAATTCAATAACTGGATGGGACAAGAAAATTTAGAGTCTTATTTAAAAGAACAATTAGAAAGCATGACAGAAGTAGAAAAAGAGGATGCTTTTTATCGTAACTTAGAGTTCGGTACAGGGGGAATGCGTGGGGTTGTTGGACCTGGTACAAACCGTATGAATATTTATACAATTCGTAAAGCAAATGAAGGATTTGCAAAGTATTTATTAGGTTTAGGTGAAGATGCTAAGGAACGTGGAGTGGTGATTGCTTATGATTGCCGTCATTTCTCACCAGAATTTGCAATGGAGTCAGCTAAAGTGATGGCTTCTCATGGAATCAAAGCGTATGTGTTTGAATCATTACGTCCAACTCCTGAGTTATCATTTGCTGTTCGTTATTTAAATGCGGTAGGAGGAATTGTGGTAACAGCTTCTCATAATCCGCCTGAGTATAATGGATATAAAATTTATGATGAAACAGGTTGTCAATTAGTTCCTGCTGAAGCAGATCAAGTGATTGCATTAGTGGATGCGATTGAGAATATGTTTGAGATTGAAGTAAAATCTGAAGAAGAATTAAAAGCGGCTGGATTAATTGAAATCATTGGTTCTGAAATTGATGATGTGTATACAGAGCGTGTTAAAGCATTAGAAATTAATCCAGATTGTAATAAAAAAGATTTAAAAATCGTGTTTACACCATTACATGGAACAGCGAATATTCCAGTTCGCCGTGTGTTAACTGAGTGTGGATATGACCAATTACATGTTGTAGAAGAACAATGTGTTCCAGATCCAAACTTCTCAACTGTAAAATCTCCAAACCCAGAGGAAGCATCTGCGTTTGAAATGGCGATTACTTTAGGGAATGAGATTGATGCAGATATTTTAATTGCAACGGATCCAGATGCAGACCGCGTAGGTTTAGCTGTTAAAAATCCTGAAGGGGAATATGTGTTATTAACAGGTAACCAAACAGGTGCTATTTTAATTCATTATATTTTATCTCAAAAGAAAGCTCATGGAACGTTACCAGTTAAAGGTAAAGTATTCAATACGATTGTAACATCTGATATGGGAGCGGCTATTGCACGTTCTTATGGATTTGAAGTGGTTTCAACGTTAACAGGATTCAAATTTATCGGTGAGCAAGCTCGTATGCTTGAAGATACTGATTATGAATATGTATTCGGGTATGAAGAGTCTTATGGTTATTTAATTGGAGATTTCGTACGCGATAAAGACTCTGTACAATCTGTTTTAATGTGTGCTGAGGCAGCAGCTTATTATAAACAAAATGGAAAAACATTATATGATGTTTTAATGGAGTTATATGAAACTTACGGATGCTACCGCGAAGCGTTAGTCAATATTACGTTAAAAGGTAAAGAAGGAGCAGATAAAATTCAATCGATTTTAGCTGAATTCCGTGAATTCACACCTTTAACAGTTGCAGGTAAAGATGTTGTGGCGGTAGAAGATTACAAAGAATCTATTCATACAGATTTAAAAAATGATACAACAACTGCAATTGACTTACCAAAATCAAATGTCTTAAAATATACATTAGAAGATGGTTCTTGGTTTGTTTTACGTCCATCTGGAACTGAGCCAAAAGCTAAAGTTTATATCGGTGTTGTTGCTGATGTATTAGAAAAAGCAGATGAGCAAGTAGCAAAAATTAAAGAAGATGTATTATCTCGCGTTAATGAAATTATCGCTTAA
- a CDS encoding tRNA (cytidine(34)-2'-O)-methyltransferase — protein MAIHLVQFNPEIPQNTGNIMRTCAATDIKLHLIKPMGFTLDEKSIKRAGANYVNEVDYVVYENWDEFVEKNKGGKFCFCTRYGQKNHTEMDFSNPEEDYYIVLGAESCGIPKEILRPYFENCFRIPMTNKVRSLNVSNVAAILAYEALRQQSFLDLWTVEPFKGADWVLRDEE, from the coding sequence ATGGCAATTCATTTAGTACAATTTAATCCAGAGATTCCACAAAATACGGGTAATATTATGCGTACTTGTGCAGCGACGGATATTAAGTTACATTTAATTAAACCAATGGGATTCACACTTGATGAAAAAAGTATTAAACGTGCAGGTGCAAATTATGTAAATGAAGTGGATTATGTCGTTTACGAGAACTGGGACGAATTTGTTGAAAAAAATAAAGGTGGAAAGTTCTGTTTCTGTACGCGTTATGGTCAAAAGAATCATACGGAGATGGATTTTTCAAATCCTGAAGAAGATTATTACATTGTATTAGGAGCAGAGAGTTGCGGTATTCCGAAGGAGATTTTGCGTCCTTATTTTGAAAACTGTTTCCGTATTCCAATGACAAATAAAGTTCGTTCGTTAAATGTTTCAAATGTAGCGGCTATTTTAGCTTATGAGGCTTTACGTCAACAAAGTTTCTTAGATTTATGGACAGTTGAACCATTTAAAGGAGCAGACTGGGTTTTACGTGATGAAGAATAG
- a CDS encoding aldose 1-epimerase family protein: MIQIQNEKLLVEISTLGAEVKRVYHLGHEIDYLWDSNPSFWAKSSPILFPIVGRLAKNQYLYDGKSYSLSQHGFARDLEFELVEQGSDTVWFELKANDVTREMYPFNFVLRIGYVLEDETLAVKWQVLNHNEEVMPFSIGAHPAFSTKLASDDEYSDYYLHFETNEGISTYLFDNETGRVYEEKEQIIDKLKLLPLSKELFEEYPTLIIENEAAITLGCYNHEREVVVRFDGFPYVGIWSPINALGEIADFVCIEPWYGVADTVGEPQELMSKKGIQVIEPHSMFEASYSMTFK, translated from the coding sequence ATGATTCAAATTCAGAATGAAAAATTATTAGTGGAAATTAGTACTCTTGGAGCCGAAGTAAAGCGAGTTTATCATTTAGGGCATGAGATTGATTATTTATGGGATTCAAATCCGTCGTTTTGGGCAAAATCATCGCCGATTTTATTTCCAATTGTGGGTAGACTAGCAAAGAATCAGTATTTATATGATGGAAAGTCGTATTCATTATCACAACACGGATTTGCCCGTGATTTAGAGTTTGAATTAGTAGAACAAGGATCTGATACTGTTTGGTTTGAACTAAAGGCAAATGATGTGACACGTGAGATGTATCCATTCAATTTTGTTTTACGTATTGGATATGTATTAGAGGATGAGACGTTAGCTGTAAAATGGCAGGTGTTGAATCATAACGAGGAAGTGATGCCATTTTCAATTGGAGCCCATCCTGCTTTTAGTACAAAGTTGGCGTCTGATGATGAATACAGTGATTATTATCTTCATTTTGAGACAAATGAAGGAATTTCGACGTATTTATTTGACAATGAAACTGGCCGTGTGTATGAAGAGAAGGAACAAATTATTGATAAATTAAAGTTATTACCGTTAAGTAAAGAGTTATTTGAAGAGTATCCGACGTTAATTATTGAAAATGAAGCGGCTATCACGCTTGGATGTTATAATCATGAACGTGAAGTGGTTGTACGTTTTGATGGATTCCCGTATGTTGGAATTTGGTCGCCAATTAATGCTTTAGGTGAGATTGCAGATTTTGTTTGTATCGAGCCTTGGTATGGAGTGGCGGATACGGTTGGTGAGCCACAAGAACTGATGAGTAAGAAGGGAATTCAAGTCATTGAACCTCATTCGATGTTTGAGGCGAGTTATTCGATGACTTTTAAGTAA
- a CDS encoding nucleoid-associated protein, protein MAVNVKSCYLYLLDNVHQMFMPTERPIDDTVDGAYHFLEKNIEKCMKNAGGRPAVFKEDSEARQLFLDYRNRAIEFSEFAEKIAAKRFDIKDRYEIFTSTDLFLCEVTISDQDYVVGLELTCKEGMVHHVNQSETGIQNNLIVHQAIIPAASLSSANFFAISLDKLTLTILENMTVTVDDDTFLYADKILGCKTEISVKEAVKKARIVADEVIKNHDLDKLEVVPALERVIKETINEGKDLDLKEVAEEVFYQVPEAKLTYVTQIEEDHGIKKPVQNTNWVKMPLKKTQKIKTDTGIEITIPLDYYNNKDYIEVINMPDGRLSIQIKNVGNIENK, encoded by the coding sequence ATGGCGGTAAATGTTAAGAGTTGTTATTTATATTTGTTAGATAATGTTCATCAGATGTTCATGCCAACAGAGCGTCCGATTGATGATACAGTGGATGGGGCATACCACTTTTTAGAGAAAAATATTGAGAAGTGTATGAAAAATGCTGGGGGACGTCCTGCTGTGTTTAAGGAAGACAGTGAAGCGCGTCAGCTATTTTTAGATTATCGCAATCGTGCAATTGAGTTTTCAGAATTTGCAGAGAAAATTGCAGCGAAGCGATTTGATATTAAAGATCGTTACGAGATTTTTACATCAACTGATTTATTTTTATGCGAAGTAACCATTTCAGATCAAGACTATGTCGTAGGGCTTGAGCTAACGTGTAAAGAGGGGATGGTTCACCACGTTAATCAAAGTGAAACCGGAATTCAAAACAACCTAATTGTCCATCAAGCAATTATTCCAGCAGCTAGTTTAAGTAGCGCAAACTTCTTTGCGATTAGTTTAGATAAACTAACACTGACAATTTTAGAAAATATGACAGTAACAGTTGATGACGATACATTCCTTTATGCGGATAAAATCTTAGGATGTAAAACTGAAATCTCCGTAAAAGAAGCTGTAAAAAAAGCACGTATTGTGGCAGATGAAGTCATCAAAAATCATGATTTAGATAAATTAGAAGTCGTACCGGCCTTAGAACGTGTCATCAAAGAAACCATTAACGAAGGAAAAGACCTTGACCTAAAAGAAGTCGCAGAAGAAGTCTTCTACCAAGTTCCAGAAGCAAAACTAACATACGTGACACAAATCGAAGAAGATCACGGAATCAAAAAACCAGTACAAAACACAAACTGGGTCAAAATGCCACTGAAGAAAACACAAAAAATCAAAACAGACACAGGAATCGAAATCACCATCCCACTCGACTACTACAACAACAAAGACTACATCGAAGTCATCAACATGCCAGATGGAAGATTATCAATACAAATCAAAAACGTCGGGAACATCGAGAATAAGTAG
- a CDS encoding GNAT family N-acetyltransferase: protein MNISVNHRAIRDFNELAELVTDEVANFCVQWKKGLDELLDENVRLLIYMRRYGYEVKYHFENGRLNWLFQLELYYPNQSPQFERKITYIKIHKFATLPMYQGNGSKVFEHLLNCTQAFGGLSMIRLRSVRTAVSFWKKQGFQELEKTEELALNQDCEKIPQMLKNYKFVYVIKPCNCNSCQSYH from the coding sequence ATGAATATTTCGGTAAATCATCGTGCGATTAGAGATTTCAATGAGTTAGCTGAGTTAGTCACAGATGAGGTTGCCAATTTTTGTGTTCAATGGAAAAAAGGATTAGATGAATTATTAGATGAAAATGTGCGGTTGTTAATATATATGAGACGATACGGCTATGAAGTGAAGTATCACTTTGAGAATGGTCGATTAAATTGGTTATTTCAGTTAGAATTGTATTATCCAAATCAAAGTCCGCAATTTGAACGAAAAATTACATATATTAAAATTCATAAGTTTGCTACTTTACCTATGTATCAAGGGAATGGATCTAAAGTATTTGAGCATTTATTAAATTGTACTCAAGCATTTGGTGGGCTAAGTATGATTCGATTACGTTCTGTTCGAACTGCGGTGAGTTTTTGGAAGAAACAAGGATTTCAAGAGTTAGAGAAAACAGAAGAGTTAGCACTTAATCAAGACTGTGAAAAAATACCTCAGATGCTAAAAAATTATAAGTTTGTTTATGTTATCAAACCTTGTAATTGTAATTCATGTCAATCTTATCATTAA
- a CDS encoding carbohydrate ABC transporter permease, producing MKKPKLAALLSVFVWGAGQAYNKQWLKAVLFFVFQAFLVGAELLTGNYFTGAFSFRESTGFFGKGLWGLITLGTQTSMLTESGLTPGDHSVMLLIQGIIAAIILVVFTVIYVVNIRDAYKSAELINETGEVMSSKEWLIQTWEHAFEYIVIVPSTLMLLMFSFMPIIFAFLVAFTNYNSAHLPPTKLVDWVGLANFKFLFTIGETASSTADGGNIWFYTFWNVFLWTIIFAVISTAAPFFLGLFQAVILNNKRVVGKKIWRSILILPWAVPALISQLNFQQLFNGQFGPINKYLMQAGIIDSPIYWLTDSSNPWIPRLTILGIGLWLGFPYFMALMSGIMTSISKEIYEAAEVDGANERQQFWKITLPLVLASTAPLLVMSFAGNFNNFGLIYFLTQGGPVNPNFIYAGHTDILISWIYKLTLDYRMYNMASVMSIIIFLIIGTFSAWNFTRTAAFKED from the coding sequence ATGAAAAAGCCAAAATTGGCAGCATTATTATCAGTTTTTGTATGGGGGGCAGGCCAAGCATACAATAAACAATGGTTAAAAGCAGTTTTATTCTTTGTTTTCCAAGCATTTTTAGTTGGAGCAGAATTGCTAACAGGAAATTATTTTACTGGAGCCTTTTCATTCCGTGAAAGTACAGGTTTCTTCGGAAAAGGACTTTGGGGTTTAATTACATTAGGTACACAAACTTCAATGTTAACTGAGAGCGGGTTAACGCCCGGGGATCACTCAGTTATGTTATTAATTCAAGGTATTATTGCAGCAATCATCTTAGTTGTATTTACAGTGATTTATGTTGTAAATATTCGAGATGCATACAAATCAGCAGAATTAATTAATGAGACAGGCGAAGTAATGTCGAGTAAAGAATGGTTAATTCAAACATGGGAACATGCATTTGAATATATTGTAATCGTTCCTTCAACATTAATGTTATTAATGTTCTCATTCATGCCAATCATCTTTGCATTCTTAGTAGCATTTACAAACTACAATAGTGCGCATTTACCACCAACTAAACTAGTTGACTGGGTTGGATTAGCAAACTTTAAATTCTTATTTACAATTGGCGAAACCGCTTCTTCTACTGCTGACGGTGGGAATATTTGGTTCTACACTTTCTGGAATGTATTCTTATGGACAATTATTTTCGCAGTGATTTCGACTGCAGCACCATTCTTCTTAGGATTATTCCAAGCGGTAATTTTAAATAATAAACGCGTTGTAGGTAAAAAAATCTGGCGTAGTATTTTAATTTTACCATGGGCAGTACCAGCCTTAATTTCGCAGTTAAACTTCCAACAATTATTTAATGGACAATTTGGTCCTATCAATAAATATTTAATGCAAGCAGGAATCATAGATTCTCCAATTTATTGGTTAACAGATTCTTCAAATCCTTGGATTCCACGTTTAACAATTTTAGGTATTGGATTATGGTTAGGATTCCCATATTTCATGGCTTTAATGTCAGGTATTATGACGTCAATTTCAAAAGAAATTTATGAAGCAGCTGAGGTAGATGGAGCGAATGAACGTCAGCAGTTCTGGAAAATTACATTACCTTTAGTACTTGCTTCGACAGCTCCTTTATTAGTTATGTCATTTGCGGGTAACTTTAATAACTTCGGATTAATTTACTTCTTAACTCAAGGGGGACCTGTTAATCCAAACTTTATCTACGCAGGACATACAGATATCTTAATTTCATGGATTTATAAATTAACGCTCGATTATCGTATGTATAACATGGCATCAGTAATGTCGATTATTATTTTCTTAATCATCGGTACTTTCTCTGCATGGAACTTCACGAGAACGGCTGCGTTTAAGGAGGACTAG